From the genome of Chionomys nivalis chromosome 19, mChiNiv1.1, whole genome shotgun sequence, one region includes:
- the Srgn gene encoding serglycin, with amino-acid sequence MRQVPMGSRLLLVLSFILVWGSLVQGYPARRARYQWVRCNPDSISANCVEEKGPLFDLMADGPHDVGPPMSNPVLTRGFPDNFFPISEDVSGSGSGSGSGSGSGSGSGSGSGSGSGFLGDMEWEYPPADDSDVFYYNYRPLDRMLHEPNQEQPEDFII; translated from the exons ATGCGGCAGGTTCCCATGGGCAGCAGGCTTctcctggttctctccttcatccTGGTTTGGGGATCTTTGGTTCAAG GTTATCCTGCTCGGAGAGCCAGGTACCAGTGGGTACGCTGCAATCCCGATAGCATCTCTGCAAACTGCGTGGAGGAGAAGGGACCCCTGTTTGACCTAATGGCAGATGGACCCCACGACGTTGGCCCTCCAATGAGCAATCCTGTTCT gACGAGAGGATTTCCGGATAATTTCTTCCCTATTTCTGAAGATGTTTCTGGGTCGGGCTCTGGCTCCGGATCGGGCTCTGGCTCTGGTTCTGGCTCTGGTTCAGGCTCTGGCTCAGGAAGTGGCTTCCTAGGCGACATGGAATGGGAATACCCGCCAGCAGATGACAGCGATGTTTTCTATTACAACTATAGGCCTTTAGACAGGATGCTCCACGAGCCAAACCAAGAGCAACCAGAAGATTTTATTATATGA